The Oncorhynchus nerka isolate Pitt River linkage group LG5, Oner_Uvic_2.0, whole genome shotgun sequence nucleotide sequence TATGGCTTGTATCTTGTACAGTTTCACAGAATAAAATTATGTTTTTAACCTGCTGTCACTTGAACGTCATTGCTGTTCATTTTTGGATGCTTTAAGCACATGTTTGCCTCATTCAAGGATTTGTTTTAGACAATGTAAAACCAGCGAGATTGTGATGACTTCCTAACACATATCCAATGAGTCGAAAGAAGGGTAAATGAAGGTCTAGAGATTCTGTTTTAACATAGTTTGGAATATCAACAATTCCCCACCTGATGTCCTCAGTTACTTTTACCATCTGCTTGCACAATACTCCCTATAAAGGAGTATTACCCTGTTATACAGCATGTTGCTATTTAGTTTCTCTGGTCGTCTCCTGTTCTATCCCCCAGGTCTAACTTCTACTCACTCTGCTTGCCTGTGGAATAGTGGAATAGTATCTCTCTAAATGGTGTCAGGTCAATATATCAGAGCCATTGATAAAGAGATGGTATTTCTGTAGAAAAACAATAACTAGCATGATGTGTTTAAAGGGTTTTTTGCCCTTAAAACTTACGAACAGGAAATCTCAACACACTGCCTTGAGCGGATCTCCTCCTTTCCTGATGAAATGTGAGATCTCCTTTTTGGCTTTCCTTGTTTTGAGTTCACCTCTCCCctttttgttttggttgtgtgttTTAGACAGGGCGGAGTGTAGCAAAGATGTTTTCTTTGAGGCAACATTTTGCGTCATCTGTTCTGTATCTATTACGTGTTGTGTTCAACTGGAGTGTCAGTAGACCTACAATAGTGACCTGAACGTGCGTTGTACCGTGTTACTGTTGCATTTGTTCAACGGAAAACAAAGAGTACTTAATCCAACAAGCGGACATGATTTTGTTGAACAATATGAAGAATGTTTGGGGAGAAACATACTATTGCTGTCTTATTTGCTTTAAAACTGTTGCAAAGACCGAAATGATATTGCAGTCTCCAATCAAGGACAGATGCCTGCAGTCAACGTAATCTGATTGAAAGAGTATGGACTTTTTGCACATTAACCCGACAAAACCTCAAGCTAATTTTAGGTCATTATCTCTTGCTGTGGTTCACATTTTTACAAGGTGATGTAACTGGTCATGGTTGGGTGGGTCAGGATCCACAAATTTGGGCAACTTTCAGTGTTCTGCAAGCACAATGGCATAAGCATAAGGCTGTAACTGAGTTGATATATTGCAGAGACACGTTCACTCTTCATATCGTGAGTTCACACACCATCCCCTCCCCCAGTCTCCTGGCTGGCCCACATCTGGTAATGTTTTGCCACTGTGAGGTATCCCAGGTTTAGAAACCAGATCTCCTCCAGGCAGTCTTAACCCAGGGCCTGGACCCTGGGACTGATACACACACAGTTTACTGACCTGACCCttagtctctctctgccccaccccaccccccactctctctgctGATTCTCTTACCCTGTCACTGGTCAATGACTctactcccccacctcctcctttCCCCCCTTCAGACTCCACTCCATTCTCCCTTCGCTGGGCCTCCATGAAATCGGACGCTTTACAAATAAATATTCGCTCCGTCTGCAGCGATGTACGCATGAGGAACCTCCCTCTCTACAGTTCCACACTTGCCTTTTCCAGTTAAGATAGTGAGTAAACATACATTGAGAAGCATCACTGCTACATATTGGAGTAAAAGTGACATTTCCAACCAACATTTTTTAATCACAACCAACCCCACACTGGACATTTCTTTTAAGATTATCATTTCACTTTTTCCATTGTCCAAGGCCTTGAATGGAGGATAGGCAGCACGGTAAATTGCCTCTGCATGTGACTATGTACATGGCCAAAGTTGTTTTCATAAATGTATCACAATGTGAGATGTCAAATAAATACTCACTCACTCCTTGTCATAAACATGGCGAGAGCGCCCTCTGGTGGAAAGGAATCCAATCTGCAGTCCTAATTCAGAACATTATTGTTTGGTCTGCAATGGTATACACGTGTCAAAATTGGAAACTATCAGTCCTGTTTTTGTTAAACATTTTATTCAAAAAAAGAAACGTTATCTGCTTCAAACCATCCGGATCAATGCCTCCACAAGGAATAATTTGTTGCATTGACTTTACTGTGTGTGGCTACTGTTGTGGTTCAACACAGCAAGACATATTTTGATAAAAGGACAGACAaacaagaaaaaaatatttaaatccAATTTAGAGGCCAGAGATTAAACAGGCGAGTGAAACTTTAACCCCTTGAAATTATCTGAACTTGAACATAACTCAAATAAAAAGAACACCTAGGAAAGGCATCAACTAGATTCTGCCGCAGGCTGATTTTTTTCTTGGAACAGATGGTCAaggggccagaacataattacaaattatttgtagactgcaaattgaccccaAGAAGCCCAgatatatttgactaaaacaatcatttcaagccttgcttacatttgtatatgatcacataTCTGTCTTTGAAACAGAtatccaaaattaaaatcacttgtagCAGgcttgctggtgtttttacagtcttatgtccaacaatTAAAAATGTTTTTGGCTCGCGGGAAAATAAAATGACCCACGGGCAAAATTCATCCCACCAGTTGGGGGAACCCGACATGAATAATTATTACACACATGCTGGATGCAAAATATACATCATGATCATAAAAACAGTTTATATTTTAAATATCATTAGACCATATTCATCAATGGTAGGAAACTGGGATTGTTAAACAGATTCAAAACAATGCTTTAGCATTCATAGGTGGTATATTCCAACTTTAGGTGCGAAAGAGGCGTGTGCAGCAGAGTCTAGAGAAAACCAGTCATTGTATGCGCGTCATCTCTCAATAGGGGGACATTCAGCTATGACACTGTCTGCACTACAATGTTACCTGCATTGTAAAGGAGGGAGAAGAAATGATTGTGCGAGGTGTTTAAAAGGAGAAAGAACAGATTGTCTATCCATTCTAACACAGTCGTTCTTTGTGCCCTCGCACATGGAAGCCCCAATAGAGTGTGTGATCCAGATGGTGCAAAGCTCAAAAGCAAAATACATACAAAATTCTAAATGAGAAAAATATAGCAAGTCTAATCATTCCAAAGTCCACCGGTCTGTTCCTGATACACTTCAatgacatcctcatcttccaTTCCAagctggggagggagagaaagaaagtcaGACATAGATGCAGGGGAAAGTTTATCTGCAAGCATGTTCAAGGTTTACAAAAAACAAATTGAAATGTCacttaaaaaaatgtaataaatgacAAAATTATTATTTTAAGAGACGCAGTGGTGGTTGTTTaacctgggtgccagtctgttcaTGTCTGGAATTGCCATTCCATAAGGGTTTGGCCAGAGAAACAGCCTGGCACTCAGGCTAGTGGTTGTATGGATGATAcaagggaagagggatgggtgggGTACCTCTTTGGGGGTTTGGTTGTCTGAGATTCTCTGTCCTTCAAAAAGAAACCTTAGGGTGTTCATTGGTACACCCTGCAGGATGGAATCACACATGGTTGCATCAGATACTGGGAACATGATGACATTCATTCTGAAGTTCTGACCCACATTGTCAAAATGAGATGGGACAATCGTTTGGCTTCATAACTCTACCTGTCTTTGACTGTAAGATTCCTTTAGCTTCTTTAGATGTGTTGTCATCTTCACTTTGAAGTGAATTTCGCTGTTGTCCTGAAAGTAAAGATAGAATTAGGCCTTTTGTTTTGCCTAACTGGTGAACACAACTCAGTCTTGTGTGCCAAGCTTCTAGGGGAACTTTCCCAGCCACTATCAGGGGTGagcaattccagtcctcgagggcctgattggtgtcagttttgccccagccaacacacctgactccaatcatctaatcatgatcttcagtttagaatgcaattttaTAAATCAGCTGTGTTGGCTTTGGATGGAGAAAaggtgtgacaccaatcaggccctcgaggactggagttgcacTAGATCCTAGTACACTAGTCCCAGACTAAATAGCAATATCATTTTAAATGGGAATTCTACATTGCTTTTAAGTCCAGGATGTGGCCTTTTCTCAACTCATGCATCCTCTCTCCTACGTCCTCCTTTTGAAAAAGGTAATCAAAGGTAATCCAGGAGAGGCGGCGAGGAGATAGAAAGTGGACAGATATGCACTTGTATGAAATGAGACTAATGGTGTCATCATGCAAATGACATTTACAGGGCGGAAtcacaaaataaatgtataaagTGATAAAAAAAATGAATTTAGCTAGTTGTGAAAGACATTTGAGAAAAGGATAAGTAgcatatgttttttttaaatgtttgcatgCTTTTCTCCTTTGAGAAAACAATAGCTTATTCAAAGGGGGTGTGGCAGATTTCAAAACTCGTCCTCGAAGGACTTCGGTAGGATACACTTTTGCCACAGAATGAACAATGAGCAAATTATACAAATCTTAGCTTGCCCTTACTTGCCAAAAGGAGGCTATCGAGGAAGGGAGGACCCTCTTCTATTTGCCAACTAAAGAATTGACACTCTCCTCAACCACTTATCATTTTCAgaggagagagggcggaggaGAGAATTTTGTCCAAATGAGAAAAGGCCTATGGCTCCCCCAGTGTCCTTTCATATTAAAACACATTTAGCAAAGGAAGAGGCAAGGAAGGGAACTCTCCTGTCTGAGATGCATCCACACTTCTCCATCTTACCTGACCAATCACCTTCAGTTTAATGTACTCTCCATCTTTCTTCTCACTTCCATCTCCACTTGAGGGTTTTGTCTCCTGGAATATACAGAAATTAACAATGTTAGACTCCTGTAAGAAAAGTGTCCCATTGACATGTACATACAACATTACATCAGCATAGTCAGCTAGCCTACTGCACTGTCAACATGTCATGAATCCCTCCATGGTCACCAAACAGAATAAGTTGTAGAATTGTTTTtctccctttatttaactagacaagtcagttaagaacaaattcttatttacaatgacggcctaccaggatacagtgggttaactgccttgttcaagggcagaacgacagatttttaccttgtccgctcagggattcgatccagcaaccttttctgttactggcccaacacttgaCTACCTGCCGGTAAGGTTACGTAGTATACCAAATGGAGAGCCATGTGACATATAACTAGTTACATTTTTGAAAAAGTAAAACCTAATGTCATACCGTTCGTGCATAGCCAGTGGCACTGTTTTCGATCTAGctacctacagtagctagctagatagcttgtGTTAGCAAACACTACTCATCTCGGCCCACATAGCGGCTAACGTAGCTAGCAAGCATTGCTCAAGTATTATTGTCTCTTCAACCAATTCACAGACAAGCAAGACGTTAGTTAAACCGTGCCCCTACCGTGTCTGACATGGTATTGCTCTTGTGATGTTTATTTTATTCCACAAAACGTTAAGTTAAAAATGTAAACACTGCCTCGGGATTCTTGCTGTTTTGAGAAGCAGGTACCATTAATAAACTGACCCGGAAAGTGAATAGTCTTCTTTGTCTGTGgtttttatatggcggttgggaaccaactttaaggtgcttTACCGCCCCGAGCTGGACAGGAGTGTGGACCAAAGACAGGGAAGTGCTCAATTCTACCAATTATTCTCGTCTCCTTCATTTTAAGGAAACTAAAGTACATAATTTAACACTACACCTCTGAAGATTTTCTCAGCAGTTCACTTAAGCTTGGCTCTTCAACACCATTACTCCTTAAATATAATTACTCCCCTTTCCCTcccatgttgctgacactgaAGTAGAATGTGTTCCACTGTCGCCATGTTTTCCCGACTGTGTTTACATCTCCCAGTCGTATGTTTTCCTACCAATTTCAATGTACTGTTGAGCCTTGTGTGTCCCAGTCTCAGCTTTGTGATTACActttcctcccctcttctcaACCTGAGGACATCCCTGCCCCCCAGCTTTTCCTGGATCTTACACGGGTtgcttccctttccctccctgttcCACATTGCCATTTGTTTTTAGCCACTGTTCTTATTAACACTTAGCTTCTGCTTAACTGATTGACATGTCCGTATCAACATTAGGATGTTAGAGAGCCTGCTTGGCGAGAACATCCACCTCCTCATTCCCCGCTACAACTACATGAGCTGGTACCCAGAAGAACCTCACAAATAACCACCTCTGTCTCACCCTAAACAGGCACTACAAAATCTCAGACAAGACATCTTGTCTGCTTTGTGACAGAAATGAATTTAAGCTCGTCAGTGCTGTACGAGTCAGAGCAGTTGACTACCCTGTCTGGCCTCACCTCCTCCAGCCACTCTGCAGCCAAGAGTATGGCCAACAACTCCATTGTGTAAACGGATAAATGATCCGTGGCTCTTTTTGTCACTGCCACCTGAAACTCAGGAACACTAAAAGCTGCGCCTGTCCTCCTTGTTTTAGGGTCCTTAGATCCATCAGTGAATAGAGTATATTCAAGGCAGCAGGGGGGCTGAACTACTTCCCAAACAGCCCCGCCTCTCTCACTATGCCCTTACCTAACCACCCAAAACTTGTATTCAGATCAGGTTTATGCTCCCGGGACTCTAGGAGCACCTTCTTTTCCAGAAGGTTGTGTGACCTTATGTCCTTGAGGATTTACCCAATATGTCAAGGTTAGTGATTGTCTTCTCATCTTTAAAGGCAtctctcaaatcaaatttgattggtcacatgcacatatttagcGGACGTTATTGCGGgtggttgtgttcctagctccaacagtgcagtaatatctaacaattcacaacaatacacatgaATCTAAAGTCAAAGAACGGAgttaagaaatatagaaatactaggacgagcaatgtctgaCTGCTCCACGACATATTCTTAGAGCTTGAGCCTGGATTACGTCTAGCTTTTTTAAAGATGTCAGAGCTGCTGATGCATATGCTACAGTACCATAGTCCAGTGATGACCTTGATATTGCTATACATAACGTTTTTAACGCCCTTCTATCCCCCCCCCACCCACTCCATTCCTGACAAGCAAAGCATCACATTCAATATTTGATTTCCTTTGCTAACTACTGTGTTCATATGTTCTGCCCATGTCATTCGAGTGTCAAATCAGACCCTCAGGAACCTGAACACTTCCACCGTCTCCACCTTCCTCCCGTAGAGCTTCAGGTATATTTCCTCCTGAATATTCCTTCCAGTAGAAAACCCAGTCTGTGTTTTCTCAATTGAGAACTTGAAGCGCCACCTGAGAGACCACTGCTCAACTTCTCTGATCGCTTCTTGAACTCTCTCGGCTGTATGGGgaattttcctccctctcttccacagCACCCCGTCATCCGCAAACAATCACTTCCCAATATCTGATCTCACCTGATGAATACATCATCAATCATAACGGAGAACAACAAAAGACTAATCACACTTCCCTGGGGGGGTACCATTATCTACCTCATAACTTTCTGACATGCAACTCACTTGTATTGATCGTCCAAAAAGAAAGTCATTTATCCAGTTAAAAACCCTTCCTCCAACCCCCATGCTATCCAGTTTGATAAGCAGGCCCCCCTTCCCCATCATATCATAGGCCTTCTCTAAATCAAAGAAAATGGCTACCCCCACCTCCTTATTTGCCTGTGCCTTCCATATGATTGACTAGACCCAGTACAGGATGCATCATTcccctgcctgtcctgaaccCACTTTGACCTGGTGACATTAGTCCTCTGCTCTCCAGGAAGTACGTCAGCCTTTCTGTTATCCTCCTTTCCATAAGTTTACAGACAGGAGATGTCAACGCTACCGGTCTATAACTTGATGGATTAATAGGGTCTTTCCCTGGTTTCCGTATTCCGGCCTGCCACACCTTATTGTAAAGGCCCAGTACTTTTCCCATGATGGAACACatctcatccttctctcctctgaCCCTCTCTTTCCAACGCTGTCCCTATTCCGTTAGATTATTTGTGCTGTGCACCTTCACAAAAGTCTGAGCTATCATCTCTGCCTTCTCCATGTCTCTCATTGCAACAGTCTACCCACTTTTCAGCACAGGGAGATCCCGATCTCGTCTGACCCCACTCATCCCCCATACCTCTCCCACAGAAGTAGTCCTGCCTATGTTTCCACCGAAAGTGAATAGTTTGTTCTTCTAAATAACAGTCCTTTTAATTTTCTGCTTCTGCCTTTGCATCACTAACTATTCGCCAGCAGGAGACCTGGTGGCACTGAAGAAGCAACCTGGAATTTGAAATGTTGGAGTAAAAACAATTACACACATTTCATGCACAAAatcatacacattacacattatttAAGTACTGTAGCTAAATTGTATTGCCCAAGTGTGAATGCCAGGGTTAAATTGCAAAAACGTTGGGAGATTGAAGGTGCATAGCAATGCACATAGTGAGATTGGAGGTGCATAGCAATGCACATAGTGAGATAGGAGGTGCATAGCAATGCATTCTGACCTATTATGAATCCAAACTGAATAATGTGAGATTTCTATAATATTGTATGGACATTTTAACTATGAAGTGCAGCACTAGGAGTGCAAGTTATTAAcaaagagatatatatatataactctgtTTTTCTTTTTCAAGGTTACCCCTTCTGTCTGTGTTATTAATCTGACAGCCAAATCGAACGACCACATATTTTGATGACGAAACcagaagcacacacacatttctctgaCATCAACAAACTTGTGTTGTGGTTGGACTCTTCCAACTAGGCTTGCTGTTAATTATTGGGGGAAGATTGCAGCTGAGCTGTGTTGGTAGAACCGTTTTCACGTAGCTAGCTTTATAAATCAAACAGACGTGTGGATTCGTCAACGGATAGATATTCAAATGCTTGTTTTAATTAGTTCACATCGCCATTGTCAGGTTTTCACGTCGAAGAGCATCTTGCACAACACAAGCGTTAGTGATATCTTGGCCTGAAAGCTCGGGGCCTTGGACTCAAGTAAAGTTCGAAGCGGACTCTAAACTTCTGCTTTCTCAAAGACCGCTATCCGCGGGGCCGGGGCTCTTGTCGCTGGCCCTGTGGATGAGGAAGTGAAGATACAGAATCCACCCAGGTAAATCAGAAACATTTTTAGTTAACCGTTACAATTTACAGAAAGAAAGTACCTGACCTATTGATTTGCACGATGTGTGTGTGGCTCACGTcacgtagctaactagctacgtaTCGGTAGCAAGCAAGTTAATCGTGGAAaacatttagctagctaatgttaaccaGCTAACTCGACAACTTCCCTGTCAGGCGATGTAATCTAACGTTAGCTGTCGTTTGCAAATTGTTAATTGTTATCAAATAATATCAGTTTGCTAGCACAGATGCATGTCTACGTCGATAACCAACTAACACGTTAGCTAGCTGTCAACTTCTGTCATGAACCGACTGGTTAGCTGTGCAAGCTAGTAATTTAGGGTGTCTTGTGTTGATTTGGATCGCAGTGTTTAGCTAGCTAATGACCATAGGCATAGATCCGAATGTTACAGCTCAATTAGTTAGATAAGCTTGCATTACTAAATAGCTTGAACGACAGCCTCATGGGTTCGTTCCATTtgatttcaatcactttttgaccgCACCCCATTTGGTTTGAATGACCCCTTTCTATATTTGCCAATGGTAGAGGTGGTCAGAGTGCTAAAACATTTTAGTAGGTAGAGGGGTGCACAAATTTGACCAATTTTGCATACAGGCAATTACACTGTAAGTAACAGTGACGCTGAGACTCAGATTTGTCAGACTCAGAAAgaactaacgttagctacttttaacaatttccactgaaCGTTTTACATAAACACATTCACTTAAAAAAACAGTGTAGATGCAAAGTTTAGTAACAGAAATGATGGCACAaaccgtcattctgttaccaaagtttacatctgcactgttcttcaagtaaatgtgttttttgtgaaaattaaaagtagtcattgtgcataAAGTAAAATGGTTTGTTTAGCTTTGTaattgttttttgtttgacattttaaagtgaaaaagtTTGTCACACTTATTGTGGAATTACACATACACCTACATTGCCAAATAAACCAGACTTTGATACCAATTATTGGTATACAGTATGAAACAAAGTACTGCAAAATCGTGGACATTTTCCTGACAGCCAGAATGTCGAATAAAATTATATTTGAACTTACTCTACCGGTTGCCTGTGTGGTTGGTCTTTCAGCTGCTCACATTTTTTTTGTTAAAATATCCACAGGAAACTATTGTTTACCTAACTTACTGAAGTTGAATTTTCTATAATCTGCCACATGCAAGACCATGAAAAGACCTGTTAGTATGAATGAGTGCATGTACTTCCATCTTGTGCACGTGCCTTCGGTCATAATCAAACACATTTTGAttgccacacacacagacccatgttttgaagtctgtttaataatacttTCCTGTTGATATTTTGACCAGCTGAAGGACCAACACCACTGGACAATCGGCAGAGAATGTAATGAAATATAATAAAATATCATTTTATTCAACATTTGTTggcagagaatgtaatgttaatttctctaccataagccgcctccaacatcgatttagagaatttggcagtgtcTCCAACATGGTGGggatatggtatgggcaggcataagctatggacaacgaacacaattgcatttgattggcaatttgaatacacaaAAATACCGCTACGAGATCCCAAGgcccattttttaatttttaatttaaagGTATATgtcaccaacagatgcatatctgtattcccagtcatgtgaaatctatagatgaTGGCCTGATGAATTTCTACtacacaaaaatataaactcaacacgcaacaatttctaatattttacttagttacagttcatataaggaaatcagttaattgaaataaattcattaggccctaatctatggactttGCATGACTGGGCAGGTGGCT carries:
- the LOC115129704 gene encoding small ubiquitin-related modifier 1, yielding MSDTETKPSSGDGSEKKDGEYIKLKVIGQDNSEIHFKVKMTTHLKKLKESYSQRQGVPMNTLRFLFEGQRISDNQTPKELGMEDEDVIEVYQEQTGGLWND